In the Nothobranchius furzeri strain GRZ-AD chromosome 15, NfurGRZ-RIMD1, whole genome shotgun sequence genome, one interval contains:
- the LOC107390508 gene encoding protein SON, protein MTSCCVVGCRNRYSPSSSIKFYRIPCGSRPLQVNRRRLWIKAIKQANGKDYDFSGHARICGAHFISGELSLDNESPDFVPSVFPNSIQRQNQNGLRRGRSRGLREKDELEEKPFSPEAPEAKPPVDPNPPVLMEIEISGETPCLSPSKPKEEALTKEVVPEIENMEMQETSIINKTLPEQPKGILPVIEMYPVVTLKPLIMQNGAFRCDLCNETFASASQLVKHRRQHEEPKSSDSSEAGLTEPHPVPNQEPSFPCNMCDQFFTTSRNLKRHKLLHVKDCRKCLRCGTMFCRRHNHFLFWPRSELKTLVQKDSLSAEADSLDHSPKKMEPDQSSEMAETVSFTDKHAVVVSELTPKMSKTAETQPPTSLSNEPSVLASEQVLKMSETAETQPPVPSTDEPSVLVPEQVPKMSETAETQPPVPSTDEPSVIVPEQVPKVSETAETQPPVPSTDEPSVLVPEQVLKMSETAETQPPVPSTDEPSVLVPEQVLKMSETAETQPPVPSTDKSLVSDPELVLTTSCKLPEIIKPSLVSVQPPPAPCPPPLVSTFQTNRDSSTECTSMPNDTPDLGLYGLPHHQELPSALKVFSPQYLTSALLDVERNYEYILNRAKTVQVENVVEEEPEDPDEPVFICPVVTPVKPAKGEKIAYDLEIIL, encoded by the exons ATGACGagttgctgcgtggttggctgtaGAAACCGTTATTCCCCCAGCAGCAGCATTAAATTCTACCGGATCCCGTGTGGAAGCCGGCCTCTCCAAGTCAACCGGAGGCGTTTGTGGATAAAAGCGATCAAGCAGGCGAACGGGAAAGACTACGATTTCTCAGGACATGCTCGGATTTGCGGGGCTCATTTTATCTCCG GAGAACTTTCCTTGGACAACGAGAGCCCGGATTTTGTGCCCTCCGTGTTTCCAAACAGCATTCAAAGACAGAATCA GAATGGTCTTAGAAGGGGTCGCTCAAGAGGTCTAAGAGAAAAGGACGAACTGGAGGAGAAACCATTTTCTCCTGAAGCACCTGAAGCTAAGCCTCCTGTTGACCCCAACCCCCCTGTTTTGATGGAGATTGAGATTTCAGGAGAAACACCATGCCTGTCACCGTCAAAGCCAAAG GAAGAAGCATTGACCAAAGAAGTTGTGCCAGAAATCGAAAACATGGAAATGCAGGAAACATCCATTATAAATAAAACATTACCAGAACAACCAAAAGGCATTTTACCAGTAATTGAAATGTATCCTGTTGTGACCCTAAAGCCTCTCATTATGCAAAATGGTGCTTTTCGTTGTGACCTGTGTAATGAAACCTTCGCCAGTGCGTCACAGCTTGTGAAACACAGACGGCAGCATGAAGAACCTAAGTCCTCTGATTCCAGTGAAGCAGGTTTGACTGAGCCCCATCCCGTCCCTAACCAGGAGCCATCTTTTCCCTGTAACATGTGCGATCAATTTTTTACGACAAGTCGCAACCTCAAGCGTCACAAACTGCTTCATGTTAAAGACTGCAGGAAGTGCCTCCGGTGTGGTACTATGTTCTGTCGACGCCACAACCATTTTTTGTTTTGGCCACGATCCGAGCTGAAAACCTTGGTTCAAAAAGACTCTTTGAGTGCTGAGGCGGACAGTTTAGACCACAGTCCTAAAAAGATGGAGCCTGATCAGTCGTCAGAAATGGCTGAAACAGTTTCTTTCACTGATAAACATGCTGTTGTAGTCTCTGAACTCACACCAAAGATGTCCAAAACTGCTGAGACACAACCACCAACTTCTCTTTCTAATGAGCCTTCAGTCTTAGCCTCTGAACAAGTCTTAAAGATGTCAGAAACAGCCGAAACTCAACCACCAGTTCCGTCCACTGATGAGCCTTCAGTCTTAGTCCCTGAACAAGTCCCAAAGATGTCAGAAACAGCCGAAACTCAACCACCAGTTCCGTCCACTGATGAGCCTTCAGTGATTGTCCCTGAACAAGTCCCAAAGGTATCAGAAACAGCTGAAACTCAACCACCAGTTCCGTCCACTGATGAGCCTTCAGTCTTAGTCCCTGAACAAGTCTTAAAGATGTCGGAAACAGCTGAAACTCAACCACCAGTTCCGTCCACTGATGAGCCTTCAGTCTTAGTCCCTGAACAAGTCTTAAAGATGTCAGAAACAGCCGAAACTCAACCACCAGTTCCGTCCACTGATAAGTCTTTGGTCTCAGACCCTGAACTTGTACTGACTACCTCCTGTAAGTTACCAGAAATCATAAAGCCTTCCCTGGTGTCAGTGCAACCCCCTCCTGCACCCTGCCCACCACCTCTAGTCTCCACATTCCAGACAAACAGAGACAGCTCAACTGAATGTACGTCGATGCCCAACGACACACCTGATTTAGGACTATACGGTCTACCTCATCATCAAGAACTCCCATCTGCGCTGAAAGTCTTTTCACCTCAGTACCTCACCTCAGCGCTGCTTGATGTCGAGAGAAATTATGAATATATTTTAAACAGGGCAAAGACTGTTCAGGTTGAGAACGTtgtcgaggaggaaccagaggacCCGGATGAACCAGTGTTCATTTGTCCAGTTGTGACACCGGTGAAGCCggctaaaggggaaaaaattgCTTATGACCTGGAGATAATCTTGTGA